A genomic segment from Hypomesus transpacificus isolate Combined female chromosome 13, fHypTra1, whole genome shotgun sequence encodes:
- the bricd5 gene encoding BRICHOS domain-containing protein 5, whose translation MVRCWERSQTALEDSSCTDGPPTMSPQFPHKAFWAIVSATLLLVLITLSLTGHLGLSQQHTQSLQVVRITAPDLTGSLVNQSALVDRQNDLVTISVSSQNNHTSTVLFDIKHGVVCYKPDNQETCFLRNMEKSDYENMNSLLLDSTKKESHLLLSGNQTQRETEFLGVLGGRQVDPSSLEQPFQALCQNSAIHWTRRADGPAKQRLVYFCIDICFPSNICVSVCFYYLPE comes from the exons ATGGTCAGGTGTTGGGAACGTTCACAAACCGCTTTGGAGGACTCGTCATGCACG GATGGACCGCCAACAATGTCACCCCAGTTCCCCCACAAAGCATTCTGGGCCATCGTGTCGGCCACTCTACTGCTGGTGCTCATAACCCTGAGTCTGACGGGACACTTAGGGCTgtcacagcagcacacacag TCTCTCCAGGTCGTCAGGATCACAGCACCAGACCTGACTGGTTCTCTGGTCAACCAATCAGCTCTGGTGGACCGACAAAACGACCTGGTGACGATCTCTGTGAGCTCACAGAACAACCACACCTCCACCGTGCTCTTTGACATCAAACAC GGTGTGGTTTGCTACAAGCCTGATAACCAGGAGACATGCTTCCTCCGCAACATGGAGAAGTCAGATTATGAAAACATGAATTCTCTCCTCCTGGACTCGACGAAGAAG GAGAGTCACCTGCTGTTGTCGGGGAaccagacccagagagagaccgagttcctgggggtgctggggggccgGCAGGTGGACCCATCCTCCCTGGAGCAGCCCTTCCAGGCCCTATGTCAGAACAGCGCCATCCACTGGACCCGTAGAGCTGATG gCCCAGCAAAACAGAGACTGGTTTACTTCTGCATTGACATCTGTTTCCCTAGCAacatctgtgtctctgtgtgtttctactACCTGCcagaatga